A single region of the Ziziphus jujuba cultivar Dongzao chromosome 10, ASM3175591v1 genome encodes:
- the LOC107412414 gene encoding F-box/kelch-repeat protein At3g06240-like isoform X1 — MTGIIDQGDTAEGDHKMYGVSGSEHSVSGFEEIFVFKEIEKLVQELVMMSISKCKMEDLPKELVISILLRLPAEDLRRCKGVCKSLYSIITSRPFIEVRRKIRNSYILVKYEDLISSKHVISLLCDETLEVVYTQTILSDTPLMDSMSSKDRVVKVVGCCNGVVCLRRIDMYVLWNPATRDAKIIPDGLYKSNPDKKMFQRREMGFGFDPKNNDYKLVSIQRLFGDNRRPVRPCQQEVEVYSLKAGCWKLLPGIIPTCDIMSAYSVEGCNGGEMISWLVWNAEYGEHVMSFDISNEVFITTPLPPFIIESSSDGNCRNSLMFHNASLALDHYVKDRKNQTETHNIWVLGEYGVKESWTNLFTVGPFKLLGPSISGFWNNNKVLLEVDGGGCRHDLILVDPSIRKIKDLDIHGTSLQVFNYQENLVQINATPPINLF, encoded by the exons ATGACTGGAATTATAGACCAAGGGGATACTG CGGAAGGAGACCACAAAATGTATGGCGTTTCAGGTTCTGAACAT AGCGTATCAGGTTTTGAAGAGATATTTGTgtttaaagaaattgaaaagctCGTGCAAGAATTGGTTATGATGTCGATTAGCAAGTGCAAGATGGAGGATCTTCCGAAAGAGTTGGTGATTTCAATCCTGTTACGTCTACCAGCGGAAGATCTTCGACGATGCAAAGGCGTCTGCAAGTCATTATACTCCATTATCACCAGTCGGCCTTTCATTGAGGTACGCCGGAAGATAAGGAATTCTTATATCCTTGTCAAATACGAGGATCTTATCAGTAGCAAGCATGTCATCTCTTTACTTTGTGATGAAACCTTAGAAGTCGTTTATACCCAAACAATATTATCCGATACTCCATTAATGGATTCAATGAGTTCGAAAGATCGTGTCGTCAAGGTGGTGGGCTGCTGTAATGGTGTGGTATGTCTTAGGCGTATAGATATGTATGTCTTGTGGAACCCTGCAACAAGAGATGCAAAAATTATTCCAGATGGATTATACAAAAGCAATCCGGATAAGAAAATGTTTCAACGTCGAGAGATGGGATTCGGTTTTGATCCCAAAAACAATGATTACAAACTTGTCTCAATCCAAAGATTGTTTGGAGACAATCGACGCCCTGTCCGTCCATGCCAACAAGAGGTTGAAGTTTACAGCTTAAAAGCAGGCTGTTGGAAATTGCTACCAGGTATCATCCCAACTTGTGATATTATGTCGGCATATTCAGTTGAAGGATGCAACGGTGGCGAAATGATTTCGTGGTTGGTATGGAATGCAGAGTATGGAGAACATGTCATGTCATTCGACATCAGCAATGAGGTATTCATAACAACACCTTTGCCTCCTTTTATAATTGAAAGCAGCAGTGATGGTAACTGTCGGAATAGCCTTATGTTTCATAATGCATCCCTTGCTCTTGATCATTATGTTAAAGATAGAAAGAATCAAACAGAGACCCATAACATATGGGTGTTGGGTGAATATGGTGTCAAGGAATCATGGACTAATCTATTTACTGTTGGACCCTTCAAATTATTAGGACCGAGTATAAGTGGATTTTGGAACAACAATAAGGTTCTTCTCGAGGTAGACGGAGGTGGATGTCGTCATGATCTGATTTTGGTAGACCCTTCCATccgaaaaattaaagatttagatATTCATGGAACATCACTTCAAGTGTTTAACTACCAAGAAAATCTAGTTCAAATTAATGCAACTCCTCCTATCAACTTATTTTAA
- the LOC107412414 gene encoding putative F-box protein At5g52610 isoform X4: MTGIIDQGDTAEGDHKMYGVSGSEHSVSGFEEIFVFKEIEKLVQELVMMSISKCKMEDLPKELVISILLRLPAEDLRRCKGVCKSLYSIITSRPFIEVRRKIRNSYILVKYEDLISSKHVISLLCDETLEVVYTQTILSDTPLMDSMSSKDRVVKVVGCCNGVVCLRRIDMYVLWNPATRDAKIIPDGLYKSNPDKKMFQRREMGFGFDPKNNDYKLVSIQRLFGDNRRPVRPCQQEVEVYSLKAGCWKLLPGIIPTCDIMSAYSVEGCNGGEMISWLVWNAEYGEHVMSFDISNEDRV, encoded by the exons ATGACTGGAATTATAGACCAAGGGGATACTG CGGAAGGAGACCACAAAATGTATGGCGTTTCAGGTTCTGAACAT AGCGTATCAGGTTTTGAAGAGATATTTGTgtttaaagaaattgaaaagctCGTGCAAGAATTGGTTATGATGTCGATTAGCAAGTGCAAGATGGAGGATCTTCCGAAAGAGTTGGTGATTTCAATCCTGTTACGTCTACCAGCGGAAGATCTTCGACGATGCAAAGGCGTCTGCAAGTCATTATACTCCATTATCACCAGTCGGCCTTTCATTGAGGTACGCCGGAAGATAAGGAATTCTTATATCCTTGTCAAATACGAGGATCTTATCAGTAGCAAGCATGTCATCTCTTTACTTTGTGATGAAACCTTAGAAGTCGTTTATACCCAAACAATATTATCCGATACTCCATTAATGGATTCAATGAGTTCGAAAGATCGTGTCGTCAAGGTGGTGGGCTGCTGTAATGGTGTGGTATGTCTTAGGCGTATAGATATGTATGTCTTGTGGAACCCTGCAACAAGAGATGCAAAAATTATTCCAGATGGATTATACAAAAGCAATCCGGATAAGAAAATGTTTCAACGTCGAGAGATGGGATTCGGTTTTGATCCCAAAAACAATGATTACAAACTTGTCTCAATCCAAAGATTGTTTGGAGACAATCGACGCCCTGTCCGTCCATGCCAACAAGAGGTTGAAGTTTACAGCTTAAAAGCAGGCTGTTGGAAATTGCTACCAGGTATCATCCCAACTTGTGATATTATGTCGGCATATTCAGTTGAAGGATGCAACGGTGGCGAAATGATTTCGTGGTTGGTATGGAATGCAGAGTATGGAGAACATGTCATGTCATTCGACATCAGCAATGAG GACCGAGTATAA
- the LOC107412414 gene encoding F-box/kelch-repeat protein At3g06240-like isoform X3 produces the protein MYGVSGSEHSVSGFEEIFVFKEIEKLVQELVMMSISKCKMEDLPKELVISILLRLPAEDLRRCKGVCKSLYSIITSRPFIEVRRKIRNSYILVKYEDLISSKHVISLLCDETLEVVYTQTILSDTPLMDSMSSKDRVVKVVGCCNGVVCLRRIDMYVLWNPATRDAKIIPDGLYKSNPDKKMFQRREMGFGFDPKNNDYKLVSIQRLFGDNRRPVRPCQQEVEVYSLKAGCWKLLPGIIPTCDIMSAYSVEGCNGGEMISWLVWNAEYGEHVMSFDISNEVFITTPLPPFIIESSSDGNCRNSLMFHNASLALDHYVKDRKNQTETHNIWVLGEYGVKESWTNLFTVGPFKLLGPSISGFWNNNKVLLEVDGGGCRHDLILVDPSIRKIKDLDIHGTSLQVFNYQENLVQINATPPINLF, from the exons ATGTATGGCGTTTCAGGTTCTGAACAT AGCGTATCAGGTTTTGAAGAGATATTTGTgtttaaagaaattgaaaagctCGTGCAAGAATTGGTTATGATGTCGATTAGCAAGTGCAAGATGGAGGATCTTCCGAAAGAGTTGGTGATTTCAATCCTGTTACGTCTACCAGCGGAAGATCTTCGACGATGCAAAGGCGTCTGCAAGTCATTATACTCCATTATCACCAGTCGGCCTTTCATTGAGGTACGCCGGAAGATAAGGAATTCTTATATCCTTGTCAAATACGAGGATCTTATCAGTAGCAAGCATGTCATCTCTTTACTTTGTGATGAAACCTTAGAAGTCGTTTATACCCAAACAATATTATCCGATACTCCATTAATGGATTCAATGAGTTCGAAAGATCGTGTCGTCAAGGTGGTGGGCTGCTGTAATGGTGTGGTATGTCTTAGGCGTATAGATATGTATGTCTTGTGGAACCCTGCAACAAGAGATGCAAAAATTATTCCAGATGGATTATACAAAAGCAATCCGGATAAGAAAATGTTTCAACGTCGAGAGATGGGATTCGGTTTTGATCCCAAAAACAATGATTACAAACTTGTCTCAATCCAAAGATTGTTTGGAGACAATCGACGCCCTGTCCGTCCATGCCAACAAGAGGTTGAAGTTTACAGCTTAAAAGCAGGCTGTTGGAAATTGCTACCAGGTATCATCCCAACTTGTGATATTATGTCGGCATATTCAGTTGAAGGATGCAACGGTGGCGAAATGATTTCGTGGTTGGTATGGAATGCAGAGTATGGAGAACATGTCATGTCATTCGACATCAGCAATGAGGTATTCATAACAACACCTTTGCCTCCTTTTATAATTGAAAGCAGCAGTGATGGTAACTGTCGGAATAGCCTTATGTTTCATAATGCATCCCTTGCTCTTGATCATTATGTTAAAGATAGAAAGAATCAAACAGAGACCCATAACATATGGGTGTTGGGTGAATATGGTGTCAAGGAATCATGGACTAATCTATTTACTGTTGGACCCTTCAAATTATTAGGACCGAGTATAAGTGGATTTTGGAACAACAATAAGGTTCTTCTCGAGGTAGACGGAGGTGGATGTCGTCATGATCTGATTTTGGTAGACCCTTCCATccgaaaaattaaagatttagatATTCATGGAACATCACTTCAAGTGTTTAACTACCAAGAAAATCTAGTTCAAATTAATGCAACTCCTCCTATCAACTTATTTTAA
- the LOC107412414 gene encoding F-box/kelch-repeat protein At3g06240-like isoform X2, which translates to MDNYLPTKWQSVSGFEEIFVFKEIEKLVQELVMMSISKCKMEDLPKELVISILLRLPAEDLRRCKGVCKSLYSIITSRPFIEVRRKIRNSYILVKYEDLISSKHVISLLCDETLEVVYTQTILSDTPLMDSMSSKDRVVKVVGCCNGVVCLRRIDMYVLWNPATRDAKIIPDGLYKSNPDKKMFQRREMGFGFDPKNNDYKLVSIQRLFGDNRRPVRPCQQEVEVYSLKAGCWKLLPGIIPTCDIMSAYSVEGCNGGEMISWLVWNAEYGEHVMSFDISNEVFITTPLPPFIIESSSDGNCRNSLMFHNASLALDHYVKDRKNQTETHNIWVLGEYGVKESWTNLFTVGPFKLLGPSISGFWNNNKVLLEVDGGGCRHDLILVDPSIRKIKDLDIHGTSLQVFNYQENLVQINATPPINLF; encoded by the exons ATGGATAATTATCTCCCCACCAAATGGCAG AGCGTATCAGGTTTTGAAGAGATATTTGTgtttaaagaaattgaaaagctCGTGCAAGAATTGGTTATGATGTCGATTAGCAAGTGCAAGATGGAGGATCTTCCGAAAGAGTTGGTGATTTCAATCCTGTTACGTCTACCAGCGGAAGATCTTCGACGATGCAAAGGCGTCTGCAAGTCATTATACTCCATTATCACCAGTCGGCCTTTCATTGAGGTACGCCGGAAGATAAGGAATTCTTATATCCTTGTCAAATACGAGGATCTTATCAGTAGCAAGCATGTCATCTCTTTACTTTGTGATGAAACCTTAGAAGTCGTTTATACCCAAACAATATTATCCGATACTCCATTAATGGATTCAATGAGTTCGAAAGATCGTGTCGTCAAGGTGGTGGGCTGCTGTAATGGTGTGGTATGTCTTAGGCGTATAGATATGTATGTCTTGTGGAACCCTGCAACAAGAGATGCAAAAATTATTCCAGATGGATTATACAAAAGCAATCCGGATAAGAAAATGTTTCAACGTCGAGAGATGGGATTCGGTTTTGATCCCAAAAACAATGATTACAAACTTGTCTCAATCCAAAGATTGTTTGGAGACAATCGACGCCCTGTCCGTCCATGCCAACAAGAGGTTGAAGTTTACAGCTTAAAAGCAGGCTGTTGGAAATTGCTACCAGGTATCATCCCAACTTGTGATATTATGTCGGCATATTCAGTTGAAGGATGCAACGGTGGCGAAATGATTTCGTGGTTGGTATGGAATGCAGAGTATGGAGAACATGTCATGTCATTCGACATCAGCAATGAGGTATTCATAACAACACCTTTGCCTCCTTTTATAATTGAAAGCAGCAGTGATGGTAACTGTCGGAATAGCCTTATGTTTCATAATGCATCCCTTGCTCTTGATCATTATGTTAAAGATAGAAAGAATCAAACAGAGACCCATAACATATGGGTGTTGGGTGAATATGGTGTCAAGGAATCATGGACTAATCTATTTACTGTTGGACCCTTCAAATTATTAGGACCGAGTATAAGTGGATTTTGGAACAACAATAAGGTTCTTCTCGAGGTAGACGGAGGTGGATGTCGTCATGATCTGATTTTGGTAGACCCTTCCATccgaaaaattaaagatttagatATTCATGGAACATCACTTCAAGTGTTTAACTACCAAGAAAATCTAGTTCAAATTAATGCAACTCCTCCTATCAACTTATTTTAA